The following are encoded together in the Oreochromis niloticus isolate F11D_XX linkage group LG12, O_niloticus_UMD_NMBU, whole genome shotgun sequence genome:
- the rhbdd3 gene encoding rhomboid domain-containing protein 3, whose product MLDCMSSVWFWFGSGRPGFCLGTSLLVTLMLLMYAGGIQASLSVGPGGDFPRFTDVFLYALSHDELPSLLVSVALMLLLGSCQERRWGTVALLVLSTLTIIALPFLYTLLLFIGGGEASRIFGFSGVQLALFTAQCRQVTQRRVLRCLPVWFLPWLFLLIGLLLLPGTPALLHFCAICIGHNYRQSFIGMLQELEESRVLDFVPDWMYVSTTARLRLPSYATSHRSRPVSQTMPVDQSAAVPMNQPSASNHRSWIEPLPAWIIEESTVTAEAEVLEEQMLRAGILASLQDAPDDPGAKVEVPKSSVSSLRLQQLEKMGFPTEKAVVALAASKQLDGAISLLIEDSIGEQAVVVSKGKSPLPPQNT is encoded by the exons ATGCTGGACTGTATGTCGTCAGTGTGGTTCTGGTTTGGATCAGGTCGTCCTGGCTTCTGCCTGGGGACCTCTTTATTGGTAACACTCATGCTACTGATGTATGCTGGGGGCATCCAGGCAAGTCTCAGTGTTGGTCCAGGAGGAGACTTCCCGAGGTTCACAG ATGTGTTCCTGTACGCTCTCAGCCATGATGAGCTGCCCTCTCTGCTGGTCAGTGTAGCTCTGATGCTGCTGCTTGGATCTTGTCAGGAGCGCCGCTGGGGGACGGTCGCCTTACTTGTCCTCTCCACCCTGACAATCATCGCACTACCTTTTCTTTACACCCTGCTCCTCTTTATTGGTGGGGGTGAGGCGAGCCGGATCTTTGGCTTCTCTGGCGTCCAGCTTGCTTTATTTACAGCACAGTGTCGACAGGTGACACAGAGGAGGGTGCTGAGATGTCTGCCTGTCTGGTTTCTCCCGTGGCTTTTTCTGCTGAttggtctgctgctgctgcccggGACAccagctctgcttcacttcTGTGCAATATGCATAGGGCACAACT ATCGTCAGTCCTTTATTGGGATGTTACAGGAGCTGGAGGAGTCCAGAGTCTTGGATTTTGTCCCTGACTGGATGTATGTTTCCACCACAGCCAGGTTAAGGTTGCCTAGCTACGCTACTTCACACAG ATCTAGACCAGTTTCTCAGACGATGCCTGTAGATCAGTCAGCTGCTGTCCCAATGAACCAACCTTCTGCTTCAAACCACCGCTCATGGATTGAACCTTTGCCTGCCTGGATAATAGAGGAGTCTACTGTGACTGCTGAGGCAGAGGTGCTGGAGGAGCAGATGCTTAGGGCAGGGATACTGGCCTCATTACAGGATGCTCCTGATGATCCTGGTGCAAAAGTGGAGGTTCCTAAATCATCGGTTTCCTCTTTGCG TCTCCAGCAGTTGGAGAAGATGGGCTTCCCCACAGAAAAAGCTGTTGTGGCTCTAGCAGCATCAAAACAGCTAGATGGCGCCATCTCCCTGCTTATAGAAGACAGCATCGGAGAACAAGCTGTGGTGGTATCTAAGGGGAAGAGCCCGCTGCCACCACAAAACACCTAA